Proteins from a genomic interval of Roseofilum capinflatum BLCC-M114:
- a CDS encoding XisI protein, translated as MENLNYAEAIKKIILEHWQYRQQDKTVEAQILFDEERQRYLLLHVGWEDEKRIYGCPIHVEIQEDKIWIQRDFTESGIAQELIEMGIPKDKIVLGYRSPTVRQLIANHA; from the coding sequence ATGGAAAATCTAAATTATGCAGAAGCCATCAAAAAAATTATTCTTGAACATTGGCAATATCGACAGCAGGATAAAACTGTAGAGGCTCAAATCCTGTTTGATGAGGAGCGCCAACGTTATTTACTCCTGCATGTAGGTTGGGAAGATGAAAAGCGCATTTATGGCTGTCCGATTCATGTAGAGATTCAAGAGGACAAAATTTGGATTCAACGAGATTTTACGGAATCCGGTATTGCCCAAGAATTAATTGAGATGGGTATTCCTAAAGATAAAATTGTTTTAGGGTATCGTTCTCCTACGGTTCGTCAATTGATCGCTAATCATGCTTAA